Proteins from one Portunus trituberculatus isolate SZX2019 chromosome 38, ASM1759143v1, whole genome shotgun sequence genomic window:
- the LOC123515159 gene encoding uncharacterized protein LOC123515159, producing MILHRRAHRICWIVEARKQQQRYCTVKRGGVPDVKPLTSVEEAMLPLIKDVQVSGVPGLRDPHPASDDEEDLATGDIDVTLPSKPASPRPGPSGIQNLQISSPPEPLSPDTETEGIVEIASEPAPPQADDHQYSQPPQAGRNQRG from the exons ATGATATTGCACCGAAGGGCTCATAGGATCTGTTGGATCGTCGAagcccgaaaacaacaacaacgatattGCACCgtgaaac GTGGTGGAGTGCCTGATGTAAAACCCCTGACCAGTGTTGAAGAGGCAATGCTTCCATTAATAAAAGATGTCCAAGTATCTGGTGTTCCTGGACTTCGTGACCCTCATCCTgcca gtGACGATGAAGAGGACTTGGCAACAGGTGACATAGATGTTACACTACCATCAAAGCCAGCCTCACCAAGACCAGGACCCAGTGGTATCCAAAACCTCCAAATCTCATCACCTCCAGAGCCTCTGTCACCAGACACTGAAACAGAGGGAATAGTGGAGATAGCATCTGAACCAGCTCCACCACAAGCTGATGATCACCAATACAGCCAACCTCCTCAGGCTGGTAGAAATCAGAGAGGCTAA